From one Triticum aestivum cultivar Chinese Spring chromosome 4B, IWGSC CS RefSeq v2.1, whole genome shotgun sequence genomic stretch:
- the LOC123094501 gene encoding protein OSB1, mitochondrial, which translates to MLRSLAAAARSPAAAAWRRLLHHGRDIGGGEEVESMAYRMSMLRAPPVARKKDIVSSNLCSLIGRLNAPVRLHRNSSEEDPKAYTFLCVTPASSSSSTCANFQVTLQLKGDLANVCLKHLKYNDLVHVSGFLNSYHKVSGTGEKYVCYKIHVKELNCVHDPKKPRNDKGSVDPASTPSADTQTLEEIKYRERLHLWQVFFASPYEWWDNRQQKPYASCPDFKHKDTREQLWLHPDDPPWVRKQLELIDQQTAESGRRDGRGRLTNPRWNAQDFNYSDECDDDEQDTQRQANG; encoded by the exons ATGCTGcgatccctcgccgccgccgcgcgctcgCCGGCGGCCGCCGCGTGGCGGCGCCTCCTCCACCATGGCAGAGACATCGGCGGTGGGGAGGAGGTGGAGAGCATGGCGTACCGCATGTCGATGCTGCGGGCTCCCCCTGTCGCGCGGAAGAAGGATATTGTTAGCTCCAACTTGTGCAGCCTCATCGGCCGCCTCAACGCGCCGGTGCGCCTGCACCGAAACAGCTCCGAGGAGGACCCGAAGGCTTACACCTTCCTCTGCGTTACGCCCGCTTCCTCGTCCTCGTCGACCTGTGCCAACTTCCA AGTGACACTGCAGCTGAAGGGCGATCTGGCAAATGTGTGCCTGAAGCATTTGAAGTACAATGACCTTGTACATGTATCTGGTTTTCTGAATTCTTATCATAAAGTCAGTGGAACTGGTGAAAAGTATGTGTGCTATAAG ATCCACGTCAAGGAACTGAATTGCGTTCATGATCCCAAGAAGCCTAGGAATGATAAAGGCTCGGTAGATCCAGCATCAACACCATCTGCGGATA CTCAAACACTTGAAGAAATCAAGTACAGAGAAAGGCTTCATCTGTGGCAAGTCTTCTTTGCCAGCCCTTACGAGTGGTGGGATAACCGGCAACAAAAACCATACGCCAGTTGCCCTGATTTTAAGCACAAGGACACCCGTGAGCAGCTATGGCTTCATCCAGATGACCCACCTTGGGTAAGAAAGCAGCTCGAATTGATTGACCAGCAAACGGCAGAGAGTGGTCGCAGGGATGGCAGAGGGCGCTTGACAAACCCAAGATGGAACGCTCAAGACTTCAACTACTCTGACGAATGTGACGATGATGAGCAGGACACGCAAAGGCAGGCGAATGGATGA
- the LOC123094500 gene encoding uncharacterized protein, with translation MAQRISSTPCDASCCEATEAAPLLDVEKGVPEERATSSLADDGGVETSGCRRFFQGFLAVVWLYMVNQMRKDYSASYGSDRLYCRQRVSLGQHTACVSSGIIYLRVSLICLVAHFYLIKYLFVDE, from the exons ATGGCACAGCGGATCTCCTCGACGCCGTGCGACGCGTCCTGCTGCGAGGCGACAGAGGCGGCGCCGCTGCTGGACGTCGAGAAGGGCGTGCCCGAAGAACGCGCCACGTCGTCGCTGGCGGACGATGGGGGCGTGGAAACGTCCGGCTGCCGGCGCTTTTTCCAG GGGTTCTTGGCCGTTGTGTGGCTGTACATGGTGAATCAGATGAGGAAAGATTATAGCGCTTCTTATGGTAGTGATCGCCTTTACTGTCGCCAACGTGTTTCACTTGGTCAGCACACAGCCTGCGTATCCTCCGGCATAATCTACCTCCGTGTTTCACTGATTTGTTTGGTAGCCCACTTTTACCTAATAAAGTACTTATTCGTCGACGAATAA